A genomic region of Jeotgalibaca ciconiae contains the following coding sequences:
- a CDS encoding glycine cleavage system protein H, whose protein sequence is MAELKYSMDGFWIEKADNYVLIGLSDKGQDDLGEVSFINLPTTGEISKDDVLIGVEAAKAVTELPAPLSGIISEVNEVLSDEPSRLNSMDRTETWIVKMTSVDEEVYASLENESGLE, encoded by the coding sequence ATGGCTGAATTAAAATATAGTATGGATGGTTTCTGGATAGAAAAAGCAGATAATTATGTGTTGATTGGCCTGTCCGATAAAGGACAAGATGATTTAGGAGAAGTAAGTTTTATAAACTTGCCGACTACTGGAGAAATCAGTAAAGATGATGTTTTAATTGGAGTAGAAGCAGCAAAAGCCGTAACCGAATTACCAGCTCCTCTTTCTGGAATCATTTCAGAAGTGAACGAAGTATTGTCAGACGAACCATCTCGCTTAAATAGTATGGATCGTACTGAAACATGGATTGTTAAAATGACCAGTGTAGATGAAGAGGTATACGCATCTTTAGAAAATGAATCTGGTTTAGAATAA
- a CDS encoding gamma-glutamyl-gamma-aminobutyrate hydrolase family protein, whose protein sequence is MKPVIGISGNQLLKAISAFEGTSVSYTPQNFVNGVQQAGAAPLILPVGSEEAARTYVGLIDALILTGGHDVNPMRYNESPHKRLQAIFPQRDTFDLALLDAAIKKGIPVLGVCRGMQIVNVYYGGSLYQDIDSQLGDQVLQHIQKSSFDIPIHKISVEKESYLHQITGKEMMVNSFHHQAIKVVGKGLNVVAKSPDGIIEAVEAKDADVLAIQWHPETMLQNDQVSKNFFIDLVKRAQNN, encoded by the coding sequence ATGAAACCAGTTATTGGAATATCTGGTAACCAATTGCTAAAAGCAATCAGTGCCTTTGAAGGTACTTCTGTTTCTTATACACCTCAAAATTTTGTGAATGGTGTTCAACAGGCAGGTGCAGCACCCTTAATTCTTCCAGTGGGTTCTGAAGAGGCAGCGAGAACTTATGTTGGCTTGATCGATGCTTTGATTTTAACAGGCGGACACGATGTCAATCCTATGCGATATAATGAATCACCTCATAAACGATTACAAGCAATTTTCCCACAACGTGATACCTTTGATTTAGCGCTATTAGATGCTGCTATCAAAAAAGGAATTCCAGTTCTAGGTGTTTGTCGCGGTATGCAAATCGTCAACGTTTATTATGGCGGCAGTCTTTATCAAGACATTGATTCTCAACTTGGTGATCAAGTCTTACAACATATCCAAAAATCTTCTTTTGATATCCCTATCCATAAAATTTCGGTTGAAAAAGAAAGCTACCTGCATCAAATTACGGGTAAAGAAATGATGGTTAATTCTTTCCACCATCAAGCAATCAAGGTTGTAGGAAAAGGATTGAATGTTGTAGCAAAAAGTCCAGATGGTATTATTGAAGCAGTTGAAGCAAAAGACGCAGACGTTTTAGCAATTCAATGGCACCCAGAAACAATGTTACAAAATGATCAAGTCAGTAAAAATTTCTTCATTGACTTAGTAAAACGCGCGCAAAATAACTAA
- a CDS encoding acetamidase/formamidase family protein, with product MKILSENIIFNMDAENEAVLSVDSGARVTFETLDCFSNTVLSSEDLVSSIDFSKVNPATGPLYVNGAEVGDTLKVTINQIRLAEQGAVVTAPGLGRLADHIKKEETIICKVTEEGVDYHGIKIPLKKMIGVIGTAPAGEAVNTGTPGDHGGNMDTSRIAEGSILYLPVNVKGALLALGDLHATMGDGKIMGSGLEIAGEVDVTVEVVKDFPLPLPLVETEDLWVTIGSRENMEEASDVAILNMTEVITQKSTVTLNQAGMLLTLAGRLVACQVVNPNVTMRMELPKSILK from the coding sequence TTGAAAATATTGAGCGAAAATATTATTTTTAATATGGATGCAGAAAATGAAGCAGTACTGTCAGTTGACAGTGGGGCAAGAGTTACGTTTGAAACATTGGATTGTTTTTCAAATACCGTTTTATCGAGTGAGGACTTAGTTAGCTCAATCGATTTTTCCAAAGTGAATCCAGCAACTGGACCACTTTATGTAAATGGAGCCGAAGTGGGTGATACTTTAAAAGTCACAATCAATCAAATTCGATTAGCCGAACAGGGAGCGGTAGTGACTGCACCTGGTTTAGGCAGACTAGCTGATCATATAAAAAAAGAAGAGACAATTATTTGCAAAGTAACAGAAGAGGGCGTGGATTATCATGGGATCAAGATTCCGCTAAAAAAAATGATCGGTGTAATCGGAACTGCGCCCGCAGGAGAAGCAGTAAACACAGGTACTCCCGGTGACCACGGCGGGAATATGGATACAAGTCGTATTGCAGAAGGCAGTATCCTGTACTTACCCGTAAACGTAAAGGGAGCGCTATTGGCATTAGGAGACCTTCATGCGACAATGGGAGATGGCAAGATTATGGGCTCCGGCTTAGAAATTGCGGGAGAAGTAGATGTCACGGTTGAAGTAGTAAAAGACTTTCCTTTACCGCTGCCTTTAGTAGAAACAGAGGATCTGTGGGTAACCATCGGCTCCAGAGAGAACATGGAGGAAGCAAGTGATGTTGCAATTTTAAATATGACAGAAGTCATTACCCAAAAATCAACAGTAACGCTTAACCAGGCAGGCATGTTATTAACATTGGCTGGAAGACTGGTTGCTTGCCAAGTAGTGAACCCTAACGTAACCATGCGAATGGAACTTCCGAAATCAATTTTAAAGTAG
- a CDS encoding Spx/MgsR family RNA polymerase-binding regulatory protein translates to MLLFYGHPTCSTCKKAEKWLKDRQISYEWKNIKEETPDRELLLATLENEILPRRRLFNTSGNLYKELALKDILDKLTVEEAVDYLVKDGMLIRRPFLTNGQKVTAGFDEDRYSESWA, encoded by the coding sequence ATGCTATTGTTTTACGGACACCCTACGTGTTCTACGTGTAAAAAAGCGGAAAAATGGTTAAAAGATCGTCAAATATCTTATGAGTGGAAAAATATTAAGGAAGAAACTCCTGACAGAGAATTGCTTCTGGCAACCTTAGAGAATGAGATTCTTCCTCGCAGACGGCTATTCAATACAAGTGGAAACTTATATAAGGAACTAGCTTTGAAAGATATATTGGACAAGCTTACAGTAGAAGAAGCGGTGGACTATCTCGTTAAAGATGGCATGCTGATTCGACGTCCGTTTTTAACGAATGGCCAAAAAGTTACAGCAGGATTTGATGAAGATCGCTATAGCGAAAGCTGGGCATAG